Proteins from one Lacrimispora sphenoides genomic window:
- a CDS encoding O-linked GlcNAc transferase-like protein — protein sequence MKRYRKGQYGYRNYHRRTELGKVLAGAALILIQLLARTMADSSSFKNILTVTAILSVLPMANWASPLLASWKYKTLNEELYKKACSHEGKSRLLYDLIITSRDAVMPVDVAAVHPTGIYAYCTAKKLDTGKAECFFKDMFLSHQVKLDIRLILDEEEFFKHLSSLRPEAEYKDDGSVERGVTLLKSLSM from the coding sequence GTGAAACGATACAGGAAGGGACAGTACGGTTACCGTAATTATCATAGAAGAACAGAATTAGGGAAGGTCCTTGCCGGGGCGGCCCTGATTCTCATACAGCTATTGGCCCGGACAATGGCAGACAGCTCATCCTTTAAAAATATCCTGACGGTTACAGCCATTTTATCCGTTCTTCCGATGGCCAATTGGGCATCCCCCCTTTTGGCCTCCTGGAAGTACAAAACGCTGAACGAGGAACTTTATAAAAAAGCATGTTCCCATGAAGGAAAAAGCAGATTGCTTTACGATCTGATCATCACCTCAAGGGATGCGGTCATGCCGGTGGATGTGGCTGCGGTTCATCCAACCGGCATCTATGCTTACTGTACAGCTAAAAAGCTGGACACAGGAAAAGCAGAATGTTTTTTTAAGGATATGTTCCTCAGCCATCAGGTAAAGCTGGATATAAGGCTCATTCTGGATGAAGAGGAATTTTTCAAACACCTTTCCAGCTTGAGACCGGAAGCAGAGTACAAGGATGACGGCAGCGTGGAGCGTGGAGTCACGTTGTTAAAAAGCTTATCCATGTAA
- a CDS encoding RluA family pseudouridine synthase → MQSLIVSKNEAGQRLDKLLSKYLNLAEKSFLYKMMRKKNITLNGRKCEGSEKLAEGDEVKLFLSDETIEKFSQLKLQEVKKVSLNIIYEDEHILLVNKPAGMLSQKAKESDESLVEYMIDYLVSGGQLSTEQLRSFRPSVCNRLDRNTSGLVVCGKSLPGLQLMSASFKDRSIHKYYQCVVKGQISDKQVITGYLTKSEATNQVTVHIQEVPGSAPIETEYEPVKWHEGYTLLKVTLITGRTHQIRAHLSSIGHPIVGDYKYGDSRVNEEAKKLYHIQSQLLHSYQVTFPELAEPLAYLSGRTFYAPLPKTFSKICRDWR, encoded by the coding sequence ATGCAGTCTTTGATTGTATCGAAAAATGAAGCAGGGCAGCGCCTTGATAAGCTGCTTTCCAAATATTTGAATCTTGCAGAAAAGAGCTTTCTTTATAAGATGATGAGAAAGAAAAACATCACCTTAAACGGTAGGAAGTGTGAAGGCTCGGAAAAGCTTGCAGAAGGAGACGAGGTCAAACTTTTTCTTTCCGATGAAACTATTGAAAAGTTTTCCCAGTTAAAGCTTCAGGAAGTAAAAAAAGTATCGTTAAACATTATATATGAGGATGAGCACATCCTTTTGGTAAATAAGCCTGCAGGCATGCTCTCCCAGAAAGCTAAGGAGTCGGATGAATCCCTGGTGGAATACATGATCGATTATCTGGTTTCAGGCGGCCAGTTATCCACAGAACAGTTAAGGAGCTTCCGGCCTTCCGTGTGCAACCGTCTGGACCGGAACACCAGCGGCCTGGTAGTGTGTGGTAAGTCGCTTCCAGGTCTTCAGCTCATGTCAGCCTCCTTTAAGGACAGGAGCATCCACAAGTATTATCAGTGCGTGGTAAAGGGGCAGATTTCAGATAAACAGGTGATCACAGGGTATTTAACCAAGTCGGAAGCAACCAATCAGGTGACGGTCCATATACAGGAGGTTCCCGGGAGCGCTCCGATTGAGACGGAATATGAGCCGGTAAAGTGGCATGAAGGATACACTCTCCTTAAGGTCACTCTGATCACAGGACGTACCCATCAGATCCGTGCTCATTTATCCTCCATTGGACACCCAATCGTAGGAGACTATAAATATGGGGACAGCAGGGTGAATGAGGAAGCAAAAAAGCTTTATCACATTCAGTCCCAGCTCCTACACTCTTATCAGGTGACATTTCCGGAGCTGGCGGAGCCCCTTGCCTATTTATCTGGCCGCACTTTTTATGCGCCTTTACCAAAGACCTTTTCCAAAATATGCAGGGACTGGAGATAG
- a CDS encoding Holliday junction resolvase RecU encodes MGTWNTRGLRGSALEDLINRSNDSYREKGLALIQKIPTPITPISIDKESRHITLAYFDQKSTVDYIGAVQGIPVCFDAKECSAGTFPLQNIHPHQVAFMEEFESQGGIAFIILSYTQKDEMYYLPFDQLKRFWTRMEEGGRKSFTYEEVDKTWRIRRLRDIFVHYLELIQKDLDRRD; translated from the coding sequence ATGGGAACCTGGAATACAAGAGGGTTAAGAGGCTCTGCACTTGAAGATCTGATTAACCGAAGTAATGATAGCTACCGGGAAAAAGGACTGGCTTTGATCCAGAAAATACCCACGCCGATCACCCCTATTTCCATTGATAAGGAAAGCCGCCACATCACCCTGGCGTATTTCGACCAGAAAAGTACAGTGGATTATATCGGGGCTGTACAGGGGATTCCGGTATGCTTTGATGCCAAGGAATGCTCGGCTGGCACATTTCCCCTACAAAATATCCACCCTCATCAAGTCGCTTTCATGGAAGAGTTTGAAAGCCAGGGAGGTATTGCTTTTATCATTTTATCTTATACCCAGAAGGATGAGATGTATTATCTTCCATTTGACCAGCTGAAACGGTTCTGGACACGAATGGAAGAGGGCGGGCGGAAAAGCTTTACCTATGAAGAGGTGGATAAAACCTGGCGGATACGGAGGTTGCGGGATATTTTCGTTCACTACCTGGAACTGATTCAGAAAGATTTGGATAGAAGAGATTGA
- the hisZ gene encoding ATP phosphoribosyltransferase regulatory subunit: MANKLLHTPDGVRDIYGVECTRKAAVQEKMLKVFHLCGYQDIETPTFEFFDIFNESRGSVKAKEMFKFFDRDNHTLVLRPDETPAIARCAAKYFLDEDMPIRLCYIERTFINNSSYQGRLKEASQTGVEFIGDDSADADAEILAMVIRALKAAGLTEFQVELGEVDFFKGLMEEAGMDEEMEEALRQLIENKNYFGVEELVMAQPINAELKQVFLKLPELFGSLEQIQAARELTSNPRALKAIERLEEVSRILACYGLSDYVSYDLGMLSQYQYYTGIIFKAYTYGTGDYVVNGGRYDKLLEQFGKNAPAVGFGISVDELLLALSRQKIEMKVDLVNTMILYEKEAREHAIRLSSHFRESGMAVQLQRKDTARSLEDYQAYARRRDLNNLLYLDQSGFSVKVMNLILDRTDEIPLSEYLK, encoded by the coding sequence ATGGCAAATAAACTGTTACATACGCCGGATGGAGTCCGGGATATCTATGGAGTAGAGTGTACGAGAAAGGCTGCTGTACAGGAGAAGATGTTAAAAGTTTTTCATCTGTGCGGATATCAGGACATTGAAACTCCCACCTTCGAATTTTTTGATATTTTCAATGAGTCCAGGGGAAGTGTCAAGGCAAAGGAGATGTTTAAGTTTTTTGACAGGGATAACCACACCTTAGTGCTGCGTCCGGATGAAACGCCTGCCATAGCCAGATGTGCGGCCAAATATTTTCTGGATGAGGATATGCCCATCCGTCTTTGCTATATAGAGAGAACCTTTATCAATAATTCCAGCTATCAGGGCCGGCTTAAGGAAGCCAGTCAGACCGGAGTGGAGTTTATCGGAGACGATTCCGCGGATGCGGATGCAGAAATCCTTGCGATGGTGATCAGGGCCTTAAAGGCAGCAGGATTAACGGAATTCCAGGTGGAATTAGGCGAAGTGGACTTTTTTAAAGGTCTGATGGAAGAAGCCGGCATGGATGAGGAAATGGAGGAGGCCTTAAGACAGCTTATTGAAAATAAGAATTATTTTGGCGTAGAAGAACTGGTAATGGCCCAGCCCATTAATGCGGAGTTAAAACAGGTGTTTTTAAAGCTCCCGGAACTGTTCGGTTCCCTTGAACAGATCCAGGCAGCAAGGGAACTGACTTCCAATCCAAGGGCGCTAAAGGCGATTGAACGCTTGGAAGAGGTAAGCCGGATTCTTGCATGTTATGGGCTTTCTGATTACGTTTCCTATGACCTTGGCATGCTGAGTCAGTATCAGTATTACACCGGTATTATTTTTAAGGCTTATACGTACGGGACTGGAGATTACGTGGTCAACGGTGGAAGATATGATAAGCTTTTGGAACAGTTTGGTAAAAATGCTCCTGCCGTGGGATTCGGAATCTCGGTGGATGAGCTTTTACTGGCCCTTTCCAGGCAGAAGATCGAGATGAAGGTTGATCTGGTGAACACCATGATCCTATATGAGAAAGAAGCCAGGGAACATGCAATCCGGCTTTCCAGCCATTTCCGGGAATCCGGCATGGCGGTCCAGCTTCAGCGTAAGGATACGGCCCGATCCCTTGAGGACTATCAGGCATACGCAAGGCGCCGGGATTTAAATAATCTGCTGTATCTGGACCAAAGCGGGTTTTCCGTAAAGGTCATGAACCTTATTCTGGACCGTACAGATGAGATACCTCTGTCGGAATATTTAAAATAA
- the hisG gene encoding ATP phosphoribosyltransferase, producing the protein MRYLTFALAKGRLAKQSLEMFEKIGITCEEMKDKDSRKLIFTNEELGIRFFLAKASDVPTYVEYGAADLGIVGKDTILEEGRKLYEVMNLGIGNCRMCVCGPPSTGELLKHHERIRVATKYPAIAKDYFYNKKHQTVEIIKLNGSIELAPIVGLSEVIVDIVETGATLKENGLAVLEEICPLSARMVVNQVSMKRENDRITKLIHDLRTLLQEENR; encoded by the coding sequence ATGAGATATCTGACTTTTGCCCTGGCAAAGGGGCGGCTTGCAAAACAGTCACTTGAAATGTTTGAAAAAATCGGGATCACCTGTGAAGAGATGAAGGATAAGGATTCCCGGAAGCTGATTTTCACCAACGAGGAGCTGGGCATTCGGTTCTTTCTTGCAAAGGCCAGCGATGTGCCTACCTACGTAGAGTATGGAGCGGCTGACCTTGGCATAGTGGGGAAGGATACCATTTTAGAAGAAGGAAGAAAGCTTTATGAGGTCATGAACCTGGGAATTGGAAATTGCAGAATGTGCGTCTGCGGTCCTCCATCGACAGGGGAGCTTTTAAAGCACCACGAAAGGATCCGTGTAGCCACCAAATATCCGGCGATTGCCAAGGATTATTTTTATAATAAAAAACATCAGACCGTTGAAATTATAAAGCTTAACGGCTCCATTGAGCTGGCTCCTATTGTAGGGCTTTCCGAGGTCATAGTGGACATTGTGGAAACAGGTGCCACCCTTAAGGAAAACGGACTTGCGGTATTGGAAGAAATCTGCCCCTTATCCGCCCGTATGGTGGTCAATCAGGTAAGTATGAAACGGGAAAATGACAGGATCACGAAACTGATCCATGATCTGCGTACCTTGCTGCAGGAGGAAAACCGATGA
- the hisD gene encoding histidinol dehydrogenase, with translation MRIVNLNETSRRNILADLLKRDPNNYGTYADTVQEIVETVKRDGDQAVFAYTKEFDKAEIKAGNLKVTEQEIEEAMKEVDPELIEILKKSMKNIRQFHEKQRQYSWFDSKPDGTILGQKITPLESVGVYVPGGKAAYPSSVLMNIIPAEVAGVSRIAMVTPPGKDGKVNPVTLTAAHLAGVTEVYKVGGAQAVAALAFGTETIPKVNKIVGPGNIFVALAKKAVYGHVSIDSIAGPSEILVLADESANPRFVAADLLSQAEHDELASAILVTTSMELAEKVSEEIETFTRELSRREIIEKSLDNYGYILVADTMKEAIYAVNEIAPEHLEIITKNPFEDMTRIHNAGAIFIGEYSSEPLGDYFAGPNHVLPTNGTAKFFSALSVDDFIKKSSIIYYSKEALEEIHEDIEAFAEAEHLTAHANSVKVRFSTKAMSSAE, from the coding sequence ATGAGAATTGTAAATCTTAACGAAACTTCCAGACGAAATATTCTTGCTGATCTGTTAAAAAGAGATCCTAATAATTACGGCACATATGCTGACACGGTCCAGGAAATCGTGGAAACGGTGAAACGGGATGGAGATCAGGCAGTATTTGCCTATACAAAGGAATTTGATAAGGCGGAAATAAAGGCCGGAAACTTAAAGGTGACCGAACAGGAAATTGAAGAAGCCATGAAGGAAGTGGACCCGGAACTCATAGAGATCCTTAAAAAATCCATGAAAAATATCCGTCAGTTTCACGAAAAGCAAAGGCAGTACAGCTGGTTTGACAGTAAGCCGGACGGTACCATACTGGGCCAGAAGATCACTCCATTAGAAAGCGTGGGTGTTTATGTTCCAGGCGGAAAGGCGGCTTATCCGTCTTCGGTCCTGATGAATATCATTCCGGCAGAAGTGGCAGGCGTGAGCCGCATTGCCATGGTGACTCCGCCGGGAAAGGATGGAAAGGTCAATCCTGTCACCTTAACAGCAGCTCATCTGGCGGGTGTTACTGAAGTTTATAAGGTGGGCGGAGCGCAGGCGGTAGCGGCCCTTGCCTTTGGTACGGAAACCATCCCTAAGGTCAACAAGATCGTAGGACCCGGGAATATATTTGTGGCATTGGCGAAAAAGGCAGTTTACGGGCATGTAAGCATAGACAGCATTGCCGGTCCAAGTGAGATTCTGGTACTTGCAGATGAGAGCGCCAATCCCCGCTTTGTGGCGGCAGATTTATTGTCCCAGGCAGAACATGATGAGTTGGCTTCTGCTATTTTAGTAACTACCAGTATGGAGTTAGCTGAGAAGGTATCAGAGGAAATAGAGACTTTTACCCGGGAACTGTCCCGCAGAGAGATCATTGAAAAGTCCCTGGATAATTACGGCTATATTCTAGTGGCAGATACTATGAAGGAAGCCATCTATGCTGTCAATGAGATCGCTCCGGAGCATTTGGAGATCATCACCAAAAATCCTTTTGAGGACATGACCAGGATTCATAATGCAGGTGCAATCTTTATTGGAGAGTACAGTTCTGAGCCTCTTGGAGACTATTTTGCCGGACCAAACCACGTGCTTCCTACCAATGGCACGGCAAAATTTTTCTCAGCTTTAAGTGTGGATGATTTTATAAAGAAATCAAGCATTATTTATTACTCAAAGGAAGCGTTGGAAGAGATCCATGAAGATATCGAAGCATTTGCCGAGGCAGAGCATTTAACCGCCCACGCCAATTCTGTGAAAGTGCGCTTTTCCACGAAAGCAATGAGCAGTGCGGAATAG
- the hisB gene encoding imidazoleglycerol-phosphate dehydratase HisB yields the protein MGRSAEISRVTRETDIRLNLDIDGSGKADIHTGIGFFDHMLNSFARHGFFDLTLSVKGDLEVDTHHTVEDTGIVLGTAIKQALGDKKSIRRYGSMILPMDETLVLCAIDLSGRPYLGYDVLLTSERVGEFETEMLKEFFYAVSYASEMNLHIRKMAGENNHHVIEGAFKAFAKALDEATSPDPRITGVLSTKGTL from the coding sequence ATGGGACGAAGTGCAGAGATTTCCCGTGTAACCCGTGAGACAGATATCCGGCTGAACCTTGATATAGACGGCAGCGGAAAAGCTGACATCCATACGGGGATTGGATTTTTTGATCACATGTTAAACAGCTTTGCCCGTCATGGCTTTTTTGACTTAACCTTGTCGGTAAAAGGAGATCTTGAGGTAGATACCCACCATACTGTTGAAGATACGGGCATTGTCCTGGGAACTGCCATCAAACAGGCCCTTGGTGATAAGAAATCCATCAGGCGTTACGGCAGCATGATCCTTCCTATGGATGAAACCTTGGTCCTCTGCGCCATTGACCTATCCGGCAGGCCGTATTTAGGCTACGATGTTTTGCTTACCAGCGAACGGGTGGGGGAATTTGAGACAGAAATGCTGAAGGAATTTTTCTATGCTGTTTCATATGCTTCTGAAATGAACCTGCATATCAGAAAAATGGCAGGAGAGAATAACCACCATGTGATCGAAGGAGCCTTCAAAGCATTTGCAAAGGCCTTGGATGAGGCAACATCCCCTGATCCAAGAATCACAGGGGTACTGTCTACAAAGGGAACATTATAA
- the hisA gene encoding 1-(5-phosphoribosyl)-5-[(5-phosphoribosylamino)methylideneamino]imidazole-4-carboxamide isomerase has protein sequence MQLYPAIDLKDGQCVRLKQGEFKEITVYSQKPEEVAALWQSQGATFLHLVDLDGALAGRSVNEKVIKKIADTVSMPIEIGGGIRSEEAIESMLSLGVARVIIGTKAVENPEFIRDMVKKFGQDRIVAGVDAKDGMVAVEGWEKISGITASELCNRMREYGVRHIVYTDISRDGMLTGPNVEYTKKLTEETGMDIIASGGMSSMEDLRQLYRAGVRGAIIGKALYEKRIDLKEAIKAFEKRDHQGRI, from the coding sequence ATGCAGCTTTATCCAGCAATTGACTTAAAAGACGGGCAGTGCGTCCGTTTAAAACAGGGAGAATTTAAGGAGATCACCGTATATTCCCAAAAGCCGGAGGAGGTAGCTGCCCTCTGGCAGTCCCAGGGCGCTACATTTCTTCATCTGGTAGATTTAGATGGGGCTTTGGCCGGTCGTTCTGTTAATGAAAAGGTGATCAAAAAAATAGCGGATACCGTTTCCATGCCAATCGAAATAGGCGGCGGCATCCGAAGCGAAGAGGCAATCGAATCCATGCTTTCTCTGGGAGTAGCCAGGGTAATCATCGGGACGAAGGCCGTCGAGAATCCGGAATTTATCCGGGATATGGTGAAAAAGTTCGGGCAGGACCGTATTGTGGCAGGCGTTGACGCAAAGGATGGTATGGTAGCGGTGGAAGGCTGGGAAAAGATCAGCGGAATCACTGCATCAGAGCTTTGCAACAGGATGAGGGAATATGGTGTCCGCCATATCGTTTATACCGATATATCCAGGGATGGGATGCTGACAGGACCCAATGTGGAGTATACGAAAAAGCTGACGGAAGAAACCGGAATGGATATCATTGCGTCCGGCGGAATGTCTTCTATGGAAGATTTAAGGCAGCTTTATCGTGCAGGTGTCCGCGGTGCCATCATAGGGAAGGCGTTGTATGAAAAGCGGATCGATTTAAAGGAAGCCATTAAAGCCTTTGAAAAGCGGGATCATCAGGGGAGGATATGA
- the hisIE gene encoding bifunctional phosphoribosyl-AMP cyclohydrolase/phosphoribosyl-ATP diphosphatase HisIE, translating into MMEYKKLIAGFGIREGKAVRLDDQMTCYGENLLTLACFFGDSGADELFLHDLSESEEDHERTIGLMKEIARLSDIPVILGGRVRRLEDVKKYLYAGAKAAFLDVSLDENVDLMKEAADRFGDDKIYAYLPDCSYLERTKEYAQLGASVMILGDEVTEEKLQAVSACEEAFLITSCGEDADLFAYALGVENVEGLVGSFDGEVNCMDLKQDLKALGIGVDTFESPVSFDQFKLSDAGLIPVITQDYRTGEVLMLAYMNEEAFHETLKTGCMTYYSRSRKSLWRKGETSGHYQYVKSLDIDCDNDTLLAKVNQIGAACHTGARSCFYQNLVKKEYQESNPLKVFEEVFNVILDRKTNPKEGSYTNYLFDKGLDKILKKLGEESTEIVIAAKNPNPEEVKYEISDFLYHMMVLMAYKGVSWEDITRELSNR; encoded by the coding sequence ATGATGGAGTATAAAAAACTAATTGCAGGTTTTGGAATCCGGGAAGGGAAGGCAGTAAGGCTTGATGATCAAATGACGTGCTATGGAGAAAATCTTTTGACGCTGGCATGTTTTTTCGGTGACAGCGGAGCAGATGAGCTCTTTCTGCATGATCTGTCTGAGTCAGAGGAAGATCATGAACGTACAATCGGCCTTATGAAGGAAATTGCAAGGCTGTCAGATATTCCTGTGATTTTAGGGGGAAGAGTCAGGCGGCTGGAAGATGTGAAGAAATACCTTTACGCAGGAGCAAAAGCAGCATTTCTTGACGTAAGCCTTGATGAAAATGTGGATTTGATGAAAGAGGCGGCAGACAGGTTCGGAGATGATAAGATTTATGCTTATCTTCCGGACTGTTCGTATTTGGAGCGGACCAAGGAATACGCCCAGCTGGGTGCTTCTGTCATGATTCTGGGGGATGAAGTCACAGAAGAAAAACTCCAGGCTGTTTCAGCCTGTGAAGAGGCCTTTTTGATCACCAGCTGCGGGGAAGATGCAGATCTCTTTGCTTATGCCCTTGGAGTGGAAAATGTGGAAGGCCTGGTGGGAAGCTTTGACGGGGAAGTGAACTGCATGGATTTGAAGCAGGATTTAAAAGCCCTTGGAATCGGAGTAGATACCTTTGAAAGCCCGGTAAGCTTTGACCAGTTTAAGCTTAGTGATGCTGGCCTCATTCCTGTAATCACCCAGGATTACAGGACAGGAGAAGTGCTCATGCTGGCCTATATGAACGAAGAGGCCTTTCACGAAACGCTAAAAACAGGATGCATGACCTATTACAGCAGAAGCCGTAAAAGCCTCTGGCGGAAGGGAGAAACCTCCGGCCACTATCAGTATGTGAAGTCCCTGGACATAGATTGCGACAATGATACGCTGTTAGCAAAAGTGAACCAGATCGGAGCTGCCTGCCATACAGGGGCGAGAAGCTGCTTTTATCAGAATCTGGTAAAAAAAGAATATCAGGAGAGCAATCCCTTAAAGGTATTTGAAGAGGTATTTAATGTAATCCTTGACAGAAAGACAAATCCAAAGGAAGGTTCCTATACCAATTATTTATTTGACAAAGGTCTTGACAAGATATTAAAAAAGCTGGGAGAAGAGTCAACGGAAATTGTTATAGCAGCTAAAAATCCAAATCCGGAGGAAGTAAAATACGAAATTTCAGATTTCCTTTATCATATGATGGTGCTCATGGCTTATAAAGGAGTATCCTGGGAAGATATTACCAGAGAACTGTCCAATCGATAA
- the pepT gene encoding peptidase T, producing the protein MSQVLDNFLKYISFDTQSKEDMEAVPSTEKQRVLARELAAQLQAMKAEHVMVDEHSYVYATIPATMEKPVPVLGFIAHMDTAPAYSGTGVKPQIVKNYDGSDILMNKETGLIMKASDFPDLLKYKGQDIITTDGTTLLGADDKAGVAEIMAMAEYLLSHPEIPHGTIRIGFTPDEEVGRGADFFDVKGFGADVAYTVDGGGLGELEYENFNAASAKVRVHGSSIHPGSSKGRMRNALLMAMEFHSMLPAAENPMYTEGYEGFFHLDSMSGTVEEARMDYIIRDHSKERFEEKKIFIERVAEYLNSRYYAGTVELTLKDSYYNMKEKIQPHMYLIDIAKTSMEEIGIEPLVTPIRGGTDGARLSYEGLPCPNLCTGGYNYHGKFEFIPVQSMEKVVELLLKIVEKFAER; encoded by the coding sequence ATGTCACAAGTATTAGATAATTTTTTAAAGTATATATCCTTTGACACGCAGTCTAAGGAGGATATGGAGGCAGTTCCAAGTACAGAAAAGCAGCGGGTATTAGCCAGAGAACTGGCGGCCCAGCTTCAGGCCATGAAGGCAGAGCATGTGATGGTGGATGAGCATAGCTACGTTTATGCTACCATACCTGCCACCATGGAAAAGCCTGTTCCGGTGCTTGGTTTTATTGCCCATATGGATACCGCGCCTGCATATTCCGGGACGGGAGTGAAGCCGCAGATCGTGAAAAATTATGACGGCAGTGATATTTTGATGAATAAAGAAACCGGACTGATCATGAAAGCAAGCGATTTTCCGGATCTATTAAAGTACAAGGGACAGGATATCATTACAACGGACGGAACCACCCTGTTGGGCGCGGATGACAAAGCCGGAGTTGCCGAGATCATGGCTATGGCGGAGTATCTTTTATCCCATCCGGAGATTCCCCATGGAACCATCCGCATTGGCTTTACACCGGATGAAGAGGTTGGAAGAGGCGCAGATTTCTTTGATGTAAAGGGCTTTGGCGCAGATGTAGCTTATACCGTAGACGGCGGTGGCTTAGGAGAGCTGGAGTATGAGAATTTCAATGCAGCTTCCGCAAAGGTCCGGGTGCACGGCTCCAGCATCCATCCAGGATCTTCCAAGGGAAGAATGAGAAATGCCCTGCTTATGGCTATGGAGTTCCACAGCATGCTTCCAGCTGCTGAAAATCCTATGTATACGGAAGGATATGAGGGATTTTTCCATTTGGATTCTATGAGCGGAACGGTGGAAGAAGCCCGCATGGATTATATTATCCGGGATCACAGCAAAGAAAGATTTGAAGAGAAAAAGATATTTATAGAGAGGGTGGCGGAATATCTCAACAGCCGCTATTATGCAGGGACCGTGGAACTTACTTTAAAGGACAGTTACTATAACATGAAGGAAAAGATCCAGCCTCACATGTACCTGATCGATATAGCAAAGACTTCCATGGAGGAAATCGGAATAGAACCCCTGGTAACCCCCATCCGCGGAGGTACGGACGGGGCCCGTTTGTCTTATGAAGGGCTTCCTTGTCCAAACCTGTGCACCGGAGGCTATAACTACCATGGAAAGTTTGAGTTCATTCCGGTTCAGTCCATGGAGAAAGTGGTAGAGCTGCTTCTTAAAATCGTAGAGAAGTTTGCAGAAAGATAA
- a CDS encoding nucleotidyltransferase domain-containing protein — translation MLLRQAGLNDDWYDFKEEWFTSALFNDRIIPCISVEAQEVFHSGYELREVDKIDMKNLNRFASE, via the coding sequence ATTCTACTTAGGCAGGCTGGGCTAAATGATGATTGGTATGACTTTAAGGAAGAATGGTTTACAAGTGCATTGTTTAATGATCGAATAATTCCGTGCATTTCTGTAGAGGCTCAAGAGGTATTTCATAGTGGGTACGAGCTCAGAGAAGTTGATAAAATTGATATGAAAAACTTAAATAGATTCGCATCAGAATAG
- a CDS encoding DUF3788 family protein, translating into MYERMMDKSVQPEINDIEQHIGLNGSKFLQFLEDALMIRYDIKREIRFPFGNNYGWGYKYSHKTKHLCYTFFEKDAITITLQIGDKEVQLLNQVLSTLSSKTQSLWENRYPCGNNGGWVHVRILSEDDLDDAIKLIEIRKKPRIVQKK; encoded by the coding sequence ATGTATGAAAGAATGATGGATAAAAGTGTTCAGCCTGAAATAAATGACATTGAACAGCACATCGGATTGAACGGCAGCAAATTCTTACAGTTCTTAGAAGACGCATTAATGATACGGTATGATATAAAACGTGAGATACGTTTTCCATTTGGCAATAATTACGGTTGGGGGTACAAATACTCCCATAAAACAAAACACCTTTGCTATACTTTTTTTGAGAAAGATGCAATCACAATTACCTTACAAATAGGCGATAAAGAAGTGCAGTTGCTCAATCAGGTACTATCTACGCTTTCATCAAAAACGCAGTCCCTTTGGGAGAATCGCTATCCTTGCGGTAACAATGGCGGCTGGGTGCATGTTAGGATACTCTCGGAAGATGATTTAGATGATGCGATAAAGCTGATTGAAATAAGAAAGAAACCTCGTATTGTACAAAAAAAATAA